In one Bartonella grahamii subsp. shimonis genomic region, the following are encoded:
- the eno gene encoding phosphopyruvate hydratase — protein MTIIVDIIGREVLDSRGNPTVEVDVHLENGAFGRALVPSGASTGAHEAIELRDGGLRYQGKGVEKAVAAVNGEILEELGGRDAKDQIAIDQAMIALDGTPNKARLGANALLGVSLAVAKAAADSLNVPLYRYIGGTQAHILPTPMMNIINGGVHADNLIDFQEFMIIPVGAPTVKEAIRYGAEIFHVLKKRLKDAGYNTNVGDEGGFAPQFKSADQAIDFIMESIITCGYKPGEQIALGLDCASTEFYKNGSYFYKGEGKCRDIQEQVDYLAHLVKSYPIITIEDGMAEDDWEGWRLLTDTIGEKCQLVGDDLFVTNSARLRDGIKMGVGNSILIKVNQIGTLSETLDAVEVAHKAGYRAIISHRSGETEDSFIADLAVATNCGQIKTGSLARSDRLAKYNQLIRIEEMLGGQARYAGDIYR, from the coding sequence ATGACTATAATTGTCGATATCATTGGACGTGAAGTTCTTGATAGTCGTGGTAATCCAACGGTAGAAGTTGATGTTCATTTGGAAAATGGAGCTTTCGGTCGCGCTCTGGTTCCATCGGGAGCTTCAACAGGAGCGCATGAAGCTATAGAACTTCGTGATGGTGGTTTGCGCTATCAAGGAAAAGGTGTTGAAAAAGCGGTAGCTGCAGTTAATGGCGAAATTCTTGAAGAACTTGGTGGGCGAGATGCAAAAGACCAAATCGCTATTGATCAAGCAATGATTGCTTTGGATGGAACGCCAAACAAAGCCCGTCTTGGTGCCAATGCACTTCTTGGTGTTTCATTGGCTGTTGCAAAAGCAGCCGCAGACTCATTAAATGTACCTTTGTATCGTTATATTGGTGGTACACAAGCGCATATTCTTCCAACACCTATGATGAATATTATTAATGGTGGCGTTCATGCTGATAACTTGATTGATTTTCAAGAGTTTATGATTATTCCGGTAGGAGCCCCCACTGTGAAAGAAGCCATCCGTTATGGTGCTGAAATTTTCCATGTGTTGAAAAAGCGTTTAAAAGATGCGGGTTATAATACCAATGTTGGTGATGAAGGTGGTTTTGCACCTCAATTTAAAAGTGCAGATCAAGCAATTGATTTTATTATGGAATCAATCATAACATGTGGCTATAAACCAGGTGAGCAAATTGCACTTGGTTTAGATTGTGCTTCCACTGAATTTTATAAAAATGGTTCATATTTTTATAAAGGTGAGGGAAAATGTCGTGATATCCAAGAACAGGTAGATTATTTGGCACATCTTGTGAAAAGTTATCCTATTATTACGATTGAAGATGGAATGGCAGAGGATGATTGGGAAGGTTGGAGACTCCTCACTGACACAATTGGAGAGAAATGTCAGCTTGTTGGCGATGATTTGTTTGTAACAAATTCAGCACGTTTGCGTGATGGTATCAAAATGGGGGTAGGTAATTCTATTCTCATAAAAGTTAATCAAATTGGAACATTGAGTGAAACACTTGATGCTGTAGAAGTCGCACATAAAGCAGGTTATCGTGCCATTATATCTCATCGCTCAGGCGAGACAGAAGATTCTTTCATTGCAGATCTTGCAGTTGCAACGAACTGTGGACAAATTAAAACAGGTTCTCTTGCACGTTCAGATAGATTAGCAAAGTACAATCAACTTATTCGTATTGAAGAAATGCTGGGGGGGCAAGCACGTTATGCTGGTGATATATATCGTTGA
- the secG gene encoding preprotein translocase subunit SecG, whose translation MQTVLIVIHLLIVITLVGIILIQPSEGGGLGVSNSSGLMKTRGSRNPLTRLTAILACCFFVVSIGLTVVGNISNSSSDILKRIPVNSEQNSINKGSGSVPSSDGKSSPSILEQLGGTSNSPQEQKQSTNPEAESPVPPVLENTVPDNSTK comes from the coding sequence ATGCAAACAGTACTTATCGTTATTCATTTGTTGATTGTGATTACTTTGGTTGGTATTATATTAATCCAACCTTCAGAAGGTGGTGGGCTAGGTGTGAGTAATAGCTCAGGGTTGATGAAAACCCGTGGATCTCGAAACCCTTTAACACGTTTGACGGCTATTTTAGCCTGTTGTTTTTTTGTTGTATCTATTGGACTTACCGTGGTGGGTAATATATCAAATTCTAGTTCTGATATTTTAAAGCGTATACCGGTTAATTCAGAGCAGAATTCTATCAATAAAGGATCAGGATCAGTCCCATCATCAGATGGTAAGTCTTCCCCTTCTATTCTTGAACAGCTAGGAGGCACTTCGAATTCCCCGCAAGAACAGAAACAGTCCACAAATCCTGAAGCAGAAAGTCCAGTTCCACCGGTTCTTGAAAATACAGTTCCGGATAACAGTACAAAATAG
- a CDS encoding NINE protein, with translation MRGVIISQDQGTYLVSGDDGKRYQFATWDWLGKKPARIGDTVDFVCEGGVVSSVFPLLRPDTENSKIMFALLCWCAGIFGVHRFMVGRVRTGILMLVLSLSLAGLVITGIWAIVDFILIVAGKFTDKNGNQITDL, from the coding sequence ATGAGAGGTGTAATTATTAGTCAAGATCAAGGAACGTATCTCGTTTCAGGTGATGATGGTAAGCGTTATCAGTTTGCGACTTGGGATTGGTTGGGAAAGAAACCGGCAAGGATTGGTGATACTGTTGATTTTGTCTGTGAAGGGGGTGTGGTCAGTTCTGTTTTTCCATTGTTGAGACCAGATACAGAGAACTCAAAGATAATGTTTGCACTCCTTTGTTGGTGTGCAGGTATTTTTGGCGTTCATCGTTTTATGGTGGGGAGAGTTCGGACGGGTATTTTAATGCTTGTTTTATCTTTATCTCTTGCTGGATTGGTGATTACTGGTATTTGGGCAATTGTTGATTTTATACTCATTGTTGCTGGAAAATTTACGGATAAAAATGGGAATCAGATTACAGATTTGTAA
- a CDS encoding CTP synthase, with the protein MARYVFITGGVVSSLGKGIAAAALAALLQARGYRVRLRKLDPYLNVDPGTMSPYQHGEVFVTDDGAETDLDLGHYERFTGRSANSQDNITTGRIYRNIIERERRGDYLGATVQVIPHVTDEIKRFITTGNEEFDFVLCEIGGTVGDIEAMPFLEAIRQLRNELSRQNVVYVHLTLMPYIPSAGELKTKPTQHSVKELQSIGISPDILLVRADRPIPETERCKLSLFCNVRSNAVIQALDMPTIYDVPMAYHQEGLDSEVLYAFGIDSAPPPQMGHWEDITNRIHHPEGEVTIAVVGKYTGLKDAYKSLIEAIAHGGLANKVKVNIEWIDSQLLEKEDSVSALQKAHGVLVPGAFGARGAEGKIRAIQFARERKVPFLGICFGMQLACIEAARNIAQIKDASSSEFCETENPIVGLMTEWLKGDVLEKRTGNGDLGGSMRLGAFAAELKEESHIAQIYGMTKIIERHRHRYEVNIAYKDKLEQCGLIFSGMSPDGILPETIEYADHPWFIGVQYHPELKSRPFDPHPLFSSFIEAAVEQSRLV; encoded by the coding sequence ATGGCACGTTATGTTTTTATTACTGGTGGTGTGGTTTCTTCCCTTGGAAAAGGCATCGCAGCGGCGGCGTTAGCAGCGTTATTACAGGCTCGCGGCTATCGTGTACGTCTTCGCAAACTTGATCCTTATTTAAATGTTGATCCAGGTACGATGTCACCTTATCAACACGGTGAAGTATTTGTGACCGATGATGGTGCAGAAACGGATCTTGATCTTGGCCATTATGAGCGTTTTACTGGGCGTTCTGCGAATAGCCAAGATAATATTACAACAGGGCGTATTTATCGCAATATCATTGAACGAGAGCGGCGAGGTGACTATTTAGGGGCAACAGTTCAAGTTATTCCTCATGTTACGGATGAAATTAAGAGATTCATTACGACGGGGAATGAAGAGTTTGATTTTGTTTTATGTGAAATAGGTGGAACGGTTGGTGATATTGAAGCTATGCCTTTTCTAGAGGCGATTCGTCAGCTTCGTAATGAACTCTCCCGACAAAATGTTGTTTATGTCCATCTTACATTAATGCCTTATATTCCTTCGGCAGGTGAATTAAAAACGAAACCAACACAACATTCTGTCAAAGAATTGCAATCAATTGGTATTTCTCCTGATATTTTGCTTGTGCGTGCAGATCGGCCTATTCCAGAAACAGAGCGGTGCAAATTATCACTTTTTTGCAATGTCCGCTCCAATGCAGTTATCCAAGCATTAGATATGCCAACAATTTATGATGTTCCCATGGCATATCATCAGGAAGGGTTAGACTCTGAAGTTCTTTACGCTTTTGGAATCGATTCGGCACCTCCCCCTCAGATGGGGCATTGGGAAGATATTACGAATCGTATTCACCATCCTGAAGGAGAAGTGACGATTGCTGTTGTAGGAAAATATACAGGCTTAAAGGATGCTTATAAATCTCTTATCGAAGCTATTGCGCATGGTGGTTTAGCAAATAAAGTAAAAGTTAATATTGAGTGGATTGATTCGCAACTTCTTGAAAAAGAAGATTCTGTCTCAGCTTTACAAAAAGCCCATGGAGTTTTAGTGCCAGGTGCTTTTGGAGCACGAGGGGCAGAAGGGAAAATTCGAGCAATTCAATTTGCACGAGAGCGTAAAGTGCCATTTTTAGGGATTTGCTTTGGCATGCAATTGGCTTGTATAGAAGCTGCGCGCAATATTGCACAGATTAAGGATGCTTCATCAAGTGAGTTTTGCGAAACAGAAAATCCAATTGTAGGTTTAATGACAGAATGGCTTAAAGGAGACGTTCTTGAAAAACGTACAGGAAATGGTGATCTCGGTGGATCAATGCGTCTTGGTGCTTTTGCCGCTGAGTTAAAAGAAGAAAGCCATATTGCTCAAATTTATGGGATGACAAAGATTATTGAACGACATCGTCATCGTTATGAGGTCAATATTGCTTATAAGGACAAGTTAGAACAGTGTGGTTTAATTTTTTCTGGGATGTCTCCTGATGGTATTTTACCAGAAACGATAGAATATGCAGATCATCCATGGTTCATAGGTGTTCAATATCATCCAGAACTAAAATCTCGTCCTTTTGATCCACATCCGCTTTTTTCTTCTTTTATTGAAGCCGCTGTAGAACAAAGCCGATTGGTTTAA
- the tpiA gene encoding triose-phosphate isomerase, with the protein MSPNIRPFLAGNWKMNGTSESLGELRAIATGVNSDLCHLFEALICVPATLLSRASDMLNGENLLLGGQNCHFDDHGPYTGDISAFMLKEAGASHVIIGHSERRIVYQENDAIVCAKVQAAWRAALVALVCIGETLEERNNNKVLDILAQQLEESLPDGATAENTIIAYEPVWAIGTGNIATPEDIAKVHHFIRDKVRFRFGDEGSKIRLLYGGSVKPSNAFELLSIPHVNGALIGGASLKAIDFLTICDVCRKL; encoded by the coding sequence GAATTGGAAAATGAATGGAACGAGTGAATCACTTGGAGAGTTGCGTGCTATTGCTACAGGCGTTAACTCTGATCTCTGTCATCTTTTTGAGGCGCTTATTTGTGTCCCAGCAACGCTTTTATCACGTGCTTCTGATATGCTGAATGGTGAAAATCTCCTTTTGGGAGGACAAAATTGTCATTTTGATGATCATGGTCCTTATACCGGAGATATTTCAGCTTTTATGCTTAAAGAAGCAGGAGCAAGTCATGTCATTATTGGGCATTCAGAACGTCGTATAGTATATCAGGAAAATGATGCGATTGTCTGTGCCAAAGTGCAAGCTGCGTGGCGAGCAGCTCTTGTGGCTCTTGTGTGTATTGGTGAAACATTGGAGGAGCGTAATAATAACAAAGTGCTGGATATTCTCGCGCAGCAGCTTGAAGAATCTTTACCAGATGGTGCAACAGCAGAGAATACCATTATCGCTTATGAACCTGTTTGGGCGATAGGCACCGGCAATATAGCGACTCCAGAAGATATTGCAAAAGTACATCATTTTATTCGTGATAAGGTGCGCTTTCGTTTTGGTGATGAGGGCAGTAAGATACGTTTGCTTTATGGTGGATCTGTAAAGCCATCCAATGCATTTGAGCTTTTAAGCATTCCTCATGTTAATGGGGCTTTGATAGGTGGAGCAAGCTTAAAAGCGATTGATTTTTTAACTATTTGCGATGTTTGTCGTAAACTATAG
- the kdsA gene encoding 3-deoxy-8-phosphooctulonate synthase has translation MIKPNAHVKVGNIIFSNEMPLLLIAGPCQMESRDHAFEMAGRIKTITDQLGIGFVYKSSYDKANRTSLNAARGIGLEKAMAVFSDLKKEFGCPILTDVHTEEQCTIVSSTVDILQIPAFLCRQTDLLVAAAKTGCIINIKKGQFLAPWDMENVLKKVIHSGNPNVMLCERGTSFGYNRLISDMRSLPILRSFGAPVIFDATHSVQEPGGQGASSGGQRQFVEVLARAAVAVGVAGIFLETHQDPDHAPSDGPNMVKVDDLQRLLETLMEFDYLSKKLN, from the coding sequence ATGATTAAACCAAATGCCCATGTGAAAGTTGGAAATATTATTTTTTCAAATGAAATGCCTCTTTTATTAATTGCAGGACCGTGCCAGATGGAAAGTCGGGATCATGCTTTTGAAATGGCTGGTCGTATTAAGACAATTACCGATCAGCTTGGTATCGGATTTGTTTATAAATCGAGTTATGATAAAGCCAACCGAACCTCTTTGAATGCGGCACGTGGCATTGGTCTTGAAAAAGCAATGGCTGTTTTTTCTGATTTAAAAAAAGAGTTTGGATGTCCCATATTGACTGATGTACATACAGAAGAGCAATGTACAATTGTTTCTTCTACGGTTGATATTTTACAAATACCTGCTTTTTTATGTCGTCAAACAGATCTTTTGGTCGCAGCCGCCAAAACAGGGTGTATTATTAATATTAAAAAAGGTCAGTTTTTGGCTCCGTGGGATATGGAGAATGTTTTAAAAAAGGTTATCCACAGTGGTAATCCAAATGTTATGCTTTGTGAACGCGGCACATCATTTGGCTATAACCGACTTATTTCGGATATGCGTTCGTTGCCTATTTTACGTTCATTTGGTGCTCCTGTTATTTTTGATGCAACACATTCCGTTCAAGAACCTGGGGGGCAGGGTGCATCATCTGGTGGGCAGCGTCAATTTGTTGAAGTTTTAGCACGTGCGGCTGTTGCTGTTGGGGTTGCCGGTATTTTTTTAGAAACACATCAAGATCCGGATCATGCCCCTTCTGATGGACCTAATATGGTTAAAGTTGATGATTTACAGAGATTACTTGAGACTTTAATGGAATTTGATTATCTGTCAAAGAAGTTAAATTGA